The following coding sequences lie in one Chelonia mydas isolate rCheMyd1 chromosome 6, rCheMyd1.pri.v2, whole genome shotgun sequence genomic window:
- the ZNF410 gene encoding zinc finger protein 410 isoform X3 encodes MLSDELESKPELLVQFVQNTSIPLGRGLVESEPKGITCLSLLPVTETSECNRLMLPDDSPSHTNSSKDVPSSAVLRSLQVNVGPDGEETRAQTVQKPPELLSSPEPSGLLQDLQPSDSTSFILLNLTRAGLGCPAEHLVFVQDEAEDSGNDFLSHDSTDSSTPWFLRVQELAHDSLIAATRAQLAKNAKASNNGESVHLCSGDGQPKDSSPIPHLSRVEKKLKCTVEGCDRTFVWPAHFKYHLKTHRNDRSFTCPAEGCGKSFYVLQRLKVHMRTHNGEKPFVCTEVGCGKQFTTAGNLKNHLRIHTGEKPFLCEAQGCGRSFAEYSSLRKHLVVHSGVKPHQCHICGKTFSQSGSRNVHMRKHHSRIGAAGSREREQPGVLRA; translated from the exons ATGTTATCGGATGAGTTAGAATCCAAACCGGAG CTGCTGGTTCAATTTGTTCAGAACACATCTATTCCACTGGGGCGGGGGCTGGTGGAATCAGAACCTAAAGGCATCAcctgtctctccctccttcctgtgaCTGAGACCTCAGAATGCAACAGACTGATGTTGCCAG ATGATTCTCCAAGTCACACTAACTCCTCCAAAGATGTTCCTTCATCTGCTGTCTTGAGAAGCCTTCAGGTAAATGTAGGCCCTGACGGCGAGGAGACAAGGGCACAAACAGTACAGAAACCACCTGAGCTCCTGTCAAGTCCAGAGCCTTCCGGTTTATTGCAAGACCTCCAGCCCAGTGACAGCACTTCCTTTATTCTTCTCAACCTAACAAGAGCAG GCCTGGGCTGTCCAGCAGAGCACCTGGTGTTTGTTCAGGATGAAGCAGAGGATTCTGGGAATGACTTTCTCTCCCATGACAGCACCGACAGCAGTACCCCATGGTTTCTACGAGTGCAGGAATTGGCCCATGACAGTTTGATTGCTGCCACTCGAGCACAGCTCGCAAAGAATGCCAAAGCAAGCAATAATG GTGAAAGTGTTCATCTTTGCTCAGGAGATGGGCAGCCGAAAGATTCCAGTCCCATCCCTCACCTGTCCCGCGTAGAGAAGAAGCTGAAGTGCACAGTTGAGGGCTGTGATCGGACATTTGTGTGGCCAGCCCACTtcaaatatcatttaaaaactcacaG GAATGATCGTTCTTTCACCTGCCCAGCAGAAGGTTGTGGGAAAAGCTTCTATGTCCTGCAAAGGCTGAAGGTACACATGCGAACTCACAATGGTGAGAAACCATTTGTCTGCACTGAggtgggctgtgggaagcagttcACAACAGCTGGGAATCTGAAGAACCACCTGCGGATTCATACTG GAGAAAAGCCCTTCCTGTGTGAGGCACAAGGATGTGGTCGTTCATTTGCTGAATACTCCAGCCTTCGGAAACACCTGGTTGTCCACTCAG gagtgaAGCCCCATCAGTGCCATATCTGTGGGAAGACATTTTCCCAGAGTGGTAGCCGGAATGTGCATATGAGAAAGCACCACTCCAGAattggagctgctggaagcagagaGCGAGAGCAACCGG GTGTTCTAAGggcttaa
- the ZNF410 gene encoding zinc finger protein 410 isoform X2, producing the protein MLPDDSPSHTNSSKDVPSSAVLRSLQVNVGPDGEETRAQTVQKPPELLSSPEPSGLLQDLQPSDSTSFILLNLTRAGLGCPAEHLVFVQDEAEDSGNDFLSHDSTDSSTPWFLRVQELAHDSLIAATRAQLAKNAKASNNGESVHLCSGDGQPKDSSPIPHLSRVEKKLKCTVEGCDRTFVWPAHFKYHLKTHRNDRSFTCPAEGCGKSFYVLQRLKVHMRTHNGEKPFVCTEVGCGKQFTTAGNLKNHLRIHTGEKPFLCEAQGCGRSFAEYSSLRKHLVVHSGVKPHQCHICGKTFSQSGSRNVHMRKHHSRIGAAGSREREQPESLVGSSLLEEAAVHSKNLISMNSQPRLGVESLHLPDTESIIGVEEEVLAEATPGALQSAPDVVLPQSHHLVTMSTGRHSYGVSALLQ; encoded by the exons ATGTTGCCAG ATGATTCTCCAAGTCACACTAACTCCTCCAAAGATGTTCCTTCATCTGCTGTCTTGAGAAGCCTTCAGGTAAATGTAGGCCCTGACGGCGAGGAGACAAGGGCACAAACAGTACAGAAACCACCTGAGCTCCTGTCAAGTCCAGAGCCTTCCGGTTTATTGCAAGACCTCCAGCCCAGTGACAGCACTTCCTTTATTCTTCTCAACCTAACAAGAGCAG GCCTGGGCTGTCCAGCAGAGCACCTGGTGTTTGTTCAGGATGAAGCAGAGGATTCTGGGAATGACTTTCTCTCCCATGACAGCACCGACAGCAGTACCCCATGGTTTCTACGAGTGCAGGAATTGGCCCATGACAGTTTGATTGCTGCCACTCGAGCACAGCTCGCAAAGAATGCCAAAGCAAGCAATAATG GTGAAAGTGTTCATCTTTGCTCAGGAGATGGGCAGCCGAAAGATTCCAGTCCCATCCCTCACCTGTCCCGCGTAGAGAAGAAGCTGAAGTGCACAGTTGAGGGCTGTGATCGGACATTTGTGTGGCCAGCCCACTtcaaatatcatttaaaaactcacaG GAATGATCGTTCTTTCACCTGCCCAGCAGAAGGTTGTGGGAAAAGCTTCTATGTCCTGCAAAGGCTGAAGGTACACATGCGAACTCACAATGGTGAGAAACCATTTGTCTGCACTGAggtgggctgtgggaagcagttcACAACAGCTGGGAATCTGAAGAACCACCTGCGGATTCATACTG GAGAAAAGCCCTTCCTGTGTGAGGCACAAGGATGTGGTCGTTCATTTGCTGAATACTCCAGCCTTCGGAAACACCTGGTTGTCCACTCAG gagtgaAGCCCCATCAGTGCCATATCTGTGGGAAGACATTTTCCCAGAGTGGTAGCCGGAATGTGCATATGAGAAAGCACCACTCCAGAattggagctgctggaagcagagaGCGAGAGCAACCGG AGTCGCTGGTGGGCAGCAGTTTGCTGGAAGAAGCAGCTGTGCATAGTAAGAATCTGATCTCCATGAACTCTCAGCCTCGTCTTGGCGTGGAGTCTCTGCACCTGCCAGATACTGAGTCTATTATTGGAGTAGAGGAGG AGGTTCTTGCTGAAGCAACACCAGGAGCCCTCCAATCAGCACCTGATGTAGTTTTGCCACAATCTCATCACCTGGTCACCATGTCAACAGGGAGACACTCCTATGGGGTGTCTGCTTTACTACAGTAA
- the ZNF410 gene encoding zinc finger protein 410 isoform X1 — translation MLSDELESKPELLVQFVQNTSIPLGRGLVESEPKGITCLSLLPVTETSECNRLMLPDDSPSHTNSSKDVPSSAVLRSLQVNVGPDGEETRAQTVQKPPELLSSPEPSGLLQDLQPSDSTSFILLNLTRAGLGCPAEHLVFVQDEAEDSGNDFLSHDSTDSSTPWFLRVQELAHDSLIAATRAQLAKNAKASNNGESVHLCSGDGQPKDSSPIPHLSRVEKKLKCTVEGCDRTFVWPAHFKYHLKTHRNDRSFTCPAEGCGKSFYVLQRLKVHMRTHNGEKPFVCTEVGCGKQFTTAGNLKNHLRIHTGEKPFLCEAQGCGRSFAEYSSLRKHLVVHSGVKPHQCHICGKTFSQSGSRNVHMRKHHSRIGAAGSREREQPESLVGSSLLEEAAVHSKNLISMNSQPRLGVESLHLPDTESIIGVEEEVLAEATPGALQSAPDVVLPQSHHLVTMSTGRHSYGVSALLQ, via the exons ATGTTATCGGATGAGTTAGAATCCAAACCGGAG CTGCTGGTTCAATTTGTTCAGAACACATCTATTCCACTGGGGCGGGGGCTGGTGGAATCAGAACCTAAAGGCATCAcctgtctctccctccttcctgtgaCTGAGACCTCAGAATGCAACAGACTGATGTTGCCAG ATGATTCTCCAAGTCACACTAACTCCTCCAAAGATGTTCCTTCATCTGCTGTCTTGAGAAGCCTTCAGGTAAATGTAGGCCCTGACGGCGAGGAGACAAGGGCACAAACAGTACAGAAACCACCTGAGCTCCTGTCAAGTCCAGAGCCTTCCGGTTTATTGCAAGACCTCCAGCCCAGTGACAGCACTTCCTTTATTCTTCTCAACCTAACAAGAGCAG GCCTGGGCTGTCCAGCAGAGCACCTGGTGTTTGTTCAGGATGAAGCAGAGGATTCTGGGAATGACTTTCTCTCCCATGACAGCACCGACAGCAGTACCCCATGGTTTCTACGAGTGCAGGAATTGGCCCATGACAGTTTGATTGCTGCCACTCGAGCACAGCTCGCAAAGAATGCCAAAGCAAGCAATAATG GTGAAAGTGTTCATCTTTGCTCAGGAGATGGGCAGCCGAAAGATTCCAGTCCCATCCCTCACCTGTCCCGCGTAGAGAAGAAGCTGAAGTGCACAGTTGAGGGCTGTGATCGGACATTTGTGTGGCCAGCCCACTtcaaatatcatttaaaaactcacaG GAATGATCGTTCTTTCACCTGCCCAGCAGAAGGTTGTGGGAAAAGCTTCTATGTCCTGCAAAGGCTGAAGGTACACATGCGAACTCACAATGGTGAGAAACCATTTGTCTGCACTGAggtgggctgtgggaagcagttcACAACAGCTGGGAATCTGAAGAACCACCTGCGGATTCATACTG GAGAAAAGCCCTTCCTGTGTGAGGCACAAGGATGTGGTCGTTCATTTGCTGAATACTCCAGCCTTCGGAAACACCTGGTTGTCCACTCAG gagtgaAGCCCCATCAGTGCCATATCTGTGGGAAGACATTTTCCCAGAGTGGTAGCCGGAATGTGCATATGAGAAAGCACCACTCCAGAattggagctgctggaagcagagaGCGAGAGCAACCGG AGTCGCTGGTGGGCAGCAGTTTGCTGGAAGAAGCAGCTGTGCATAGTAAGAATCTGATCTCCATGAACTCTCAGCCTCGTCTTGGCGTGGAGTCTCTGCACCTGCCAGATACTGAGTCTATTATTGGAGTAGAGGAGG AGGTTCTTGCTGAAGCAACACCAGGAGCCCTCCAATCAGCACCTGATGTAGTTTTGCCACAATCTCATCACCTGGTCACCATGTCAACAGGGAGACACTCCTATGGGGTGTCTGCTTTACTACAGTAA